A genome region from Thermoanaerobacterium xylanolyticum LX-11 includes the following:
- the infB gene encoding translation initiation factor IF-2, whose product MEVNKMSKTRVYELAKELKITSKELISKLNDLDINVKNHMSTLEDDEVSLIIDLLTEKEKKETDELVEEYNEIDEKPKKPNKKQKKSDAKKAKDDNNKPQDDSVKIISIPAFITVKELSEKMKINPSDIIKKLISKGIMVTINQQIDYENASQIAEEYGFLLEKKEENEDNLEIMDKEDDEKDLLPRPPVITVMGHVDHGKTSLLDAIRKTNVTQREAGGITQHIGASVVEINGKKVVFLDTPGHEAFTAMRARGASVTDIAVLVVAADDGVMPQTIEAINHAKAANVPIIVAINKIDKPNANPDRVKQELVEYGLVPEDWGGNTICVNVSAQKNLGLDDLLEMILLEAEMLELKANPNRPARGTIIEAQLDKNRGPVATVLVQKGTLKTGDVIIAGTAYGKVRAMFDDKGRKVKKASPSIPVEVLGLSDVPKAGDILVVLDDEKKARSIAEKRKEKFREEEMMQKQKISLDELFNQIKEGNVKELNIILKADVQGSVEALKSSIEQLSNDDVRLRVIHGAVGAITETDVMFASASNAIIIGFNVRPDSKAKSLAEKEKVDIRLYRIIYDAIDDLKAAMKGMLEPEYREKELGKAEVRAVFRVPNVGNVAGCYVVEGKISRNANIRLVRDGIVIFEGKISSLKRFKDDVKEVQSGFECGIGIERFNDIKEGDVLEAYQMEEIPR is encoded by the coding sequence ATGGAGGTGAATAAAATGTCAAAGACAAGAGTTTATGAGTTGGCAAAAGAACTAAAAATTACGAGCAAAGAATTGATTTCGAAGTTGAATGATTTAGATATTAATGTAAAAAATCATATGAGCACATTAGAAGACGATGAAGTAAGTTTAATAATAGATTTATTAACTGAAAAAGAGAAAAAAGAAACAGATGAATTAGTAGAAGAATATAACGAAATTGATGAAAAGCCTAAAAAGCCTAACAAAAAGCAAAAAAAGTCAGACGCCAAAAAGGCGAAGGATGATAATAATAAACCACAAGATGATTCTGTTAAAATAATATCTATACCTGCGTTTATAACTGTTAAAGAATTATCCGAAAAAATGAAAATAAATCCTTCAGATATCATAAAGAAATTGATATCCAAAGGAATAATGGTGACAATAAATCAACAAATAGACTATGAAAATGCTTCGCAAATTGCTGAAGAGTATGGCTTTTTATTAGAAAAAAAAGAGGAAAATGAAGATAATCTTGAAATTATGGACAAAGAAGATGATGAAAAAGATCTTTTGCCCAGACCACCTGTAATAACTGTTATGGGCCATGTAGATCATGGAAAAACATCATTATTGGATGCAATCAGAAAGACAAATGTTACTCAACGTGAAGCTGGAGGAATTACACAGCACATTGGTGCATCTGTTGTAGAAATAAACGGAAAAAAAGTCGTGTTTTTGGATACACCAGGGCATGAAGCATTTACGGCTATGAGGGCTAGAGGTGCCAGTGTAACTGATATTGCTGTATTAGTTGTAGCAGCAGATGATGGTGTTATGCCTCAAACAATAGAAGCGATAAACCATGCTAAAGCCGCTAATGTTCCGATAATTGTAGCTATAAATAAAATTGACAAACCTAATGCGAATCCAGATAGAGTTAAACAAGAATTGGTGGAATATGGTTTGGTGCCAGAGGATTGGGGCGGAAATACAATATGTGTCAATGTTTCAGCGCAAAAAAATCTTGGACTTGATGATTTACTTGAAATGATATTATTGGAAGCAGAAATGCTCGAATTAAAGGCAAATCCAAATAGACCAGCCAGAGGTACAATCATTGAAGCGCAACTTGACAAAAACAGAGGTCCTGTTGCAACAGTTTTAGTACAAAAGGGAACACTAAAAACAGGTGATGTAATAATTGCTGGAACAGCTTATGGCAAAGTAAGGGCAATGTTTGATGATAAAGGCAGGAAAGTTAAAAAAGCATCACCATCCATACCTGTTGAAGTTTTAGGACTATCTGATGTTCCAAAGGCAGGAGACATACTTGTTGTATTGGATGATGAGAAAAAAGCCCGTTCAATTGCCGAAAAACGTAAGGAAAAGTTTAGAGAAGAAGAAATGATGCAAAAGCAAAAGATATCTCTTGATGAACTGTTTAATCAAATAAAAGAAGGCAATGTAAAAGAACTAAATATAATATTAAAAGCTGATGTACAGGGTTCTGTGGAAGCATTAAAAAGCTCAATTGAGCAATTGAGTAATGATGATGTTAGACTTAGAGTCATTCATGGAGCGGTTGGTGCTATTACTGAAACTGATGTTATGTTTGCTTCCGCATCTAATGCCATAATAATTGGTTTTAATGTAAGACCTGATAGCAAGGCTAAGTCTTTAGCAGAAAAAGAGAAAGTCGACATAAGATTATATAGAATAATATATGATGCAATTGATGATTTAAAAGCAGCTATGAAGGGTATGTTGGAACCAGAGTATAGAGAAAAAGAATTAGGTAAGGCAGAAGTAAGAGCTGTATTTAGGGTTCCTAATGTGGGTAATGTAGCTGGATGCTATGTAGTAGAAGGTAAAATTTCCAGAAATGCAAACATAAGATTAGTAAGAGATGGCATAGTGATTTTTGAAGGGAAAATATCTTCATTAAAGAGATTTAAAGACGACGTAAAAGAAGTACAATCTGGTTTTGAATGTGGAATAGGCATAGAAAGATTTAATGACATAAAAGAAGGTGATGTGCTGGAAGCATATCAGATGGAGGAAATACCTCGTTGA
- a CDS encoding L7Ae/L30e/S12e/Gadd45 family ribosomal protein translates to MNKFYSMLGLCRRAGKLLPGRLPVEKGIAKSNVRLVIIAEDASENTKKKFVSLCNDKNIIYIIAGNMSYIGKSIGRDNTAVIGITDENLSNKLLAEAKEVLTNGGE, encoded by the coding sequence ATGAATAAATTTTATTCGATGCTGGGGTTATGCAGGAGAGCAGGGAAATTATTGCCAGGAAGGTTGCCAGTTGAAAAAGGAATTGCTAAATCAAATGTTCGTCTTGTCATTATAGCGGAAGACGCTTCTGAAAATACAAAGAAGAAGTTTGTATCTTTATGTAATGATAAAAACATTATATATATAATCGCTGGTAATATGTCTTATATTGGCAAAAGCATAGGGAGAGACAATACAGCGGTGATTGGCATTACAGATGAAAACCTATCTAACAAACTATTAGCTGAAGCAAAGGAGGTTCTAACTAATGGAGGTGAATAA
- the nusA gene encoding transcription termination factor NusA, whose product MNTEFIEALEQICKDKGIPKETMFEAIEAALVSAYKKNYGTAQNVKVKMDRETGDVKVYAQKTVVENVYNDLLEISLEEAQKLSKKYLVGDTVDIEVTPKSFGRIAAQNAKQVVVQRIREAERGIVYEDFLSKESEIVTGIVERIEKKNVLVDLGKTEATLTPNEQIPNETYKHGDRIKVYIVEVKKTTKGPQILISRSHPGLVKRLFEMEVPELQQGIVEIRSISREPGSRTKMAVYAKDENVDPVGSCVGYKGARVQAVVNELKGEKIDIVKWSSKPQEFVTNALSPAKVLSIDIDEKEKIARVVVPDYQLSLAIGKEGQNVRLAAKLTGWKIDITSESTAKS is encoded by the coding sequence ATGAACACCGAATTTATTGAAGCACTTGAACAAATTTGCAAAGATAAAGGCATTCCAAAAGAGACGATGTTTGAGGCAATAGAAGCTGCATTAGTTTCAGCGTACAAAAAAAACTATGGAACAGCTCAGAATGTCAAAGTAAAGATGGATCGTGAAACAGGTGATGTTAAAGTCTATGCCCAAAAAACGGTTGTCGAAAATGTATATAATGATTTGCTTGAAATAAGTTTGGAAGAAGCTCAAAAATTAAGCAAGAAATACCTTGTTGGTGATACTGTTGATATTGAAGTTACGCCTAAATCTTTTGGAAGAATAGCAGCTCAAAATGCTAAACAAGTTGTTGTTCAAAGAATAAGAGAAGCAGAACGAGGCATTGTATATGAAGATTTTTTAAGCAAGGAATCAGAAATAGTTACTGGAATTGTAGAAAGAATAGAAAAAAAGAATGTTTTAGTTGATTTAGGTAAAACTGAAGCTACACTAACGCCAAATGAGCAGATTCCAAATGAAACTTACAAACATGGAGATAGAATAAAAGTCTATATAGTAGAAGTCAAAAAAACTACAAAAGGTCCACAAATACTGATATCACGTTCGCATCCAGGACTAGTAAAAAGGCTTTTTGAGATGGAAGTACCAGAATTACAACAAGGTATCGTTGAAATTAGAAGCATCTCAAGAGAACCTGGTTCAAGGACTAAAATGGCTGTATATGCAAAAGACGAAAATGTTGATCCGGTGGGTTCATGTGTAGGTTACAAGGGTGCAAGGGTACAAGCTGTTGTAAATGAGCTAAAAGGTGAAAAGATAGATATCGTAAAATGGAGCTCAAAACCACAAGAATTTGTGACTAATGCTTTAAGTCCGGCTAAAGTTTTAAGTATTGATATTGATGAAAAAGAAAAAATAGCCAGGGTCGTCGTGCCTGATTATCAGCTTTCTCTTGCAATTGGCAAAGAAGGGCAAAATGTAAGATTGGCTGCTAAGCTAACAGGATGGAAGATAGACATAACAAGTGAATCTACTGCTAAATCTTAA
- the rnpM gene encoding RNase P modulator RnpM, with product MKSKKVPMRMCLGCQEMKPKRELLRIVKKAHSNEIQVDLTGKLSGRGCYVCKNIDCVEKALKSKKIERALETSLTEDIIEQIRKEVSNE from the coding sequence GTGAAGTCTAAAAAAGTTCCAATGAGAATGTGTCTTGGTTGCCAAGAAATGAAACCGAAAAGAGAGTTACTTCGAATCGTAAAAAAAGCACATAGCAATGAAATTCAGGTGGATTTGACAGGTAAGTTATCTGGCAGAGGTTGTTACGTGTGTAAAAACATTGACTGTGTAGAAAAAGCCTTAAAATCAAAAAAAATAGAAAGAGCATTGGAAACTTCATTAACTGAAGATATTATTGAACAAATCAGAAAAGAGGTTTCAAATGAATAA
- the rimP gene encoding ribosome maturation factor RimP, which produces MSKIEELTRQLVTPAIEKNKFELVDVEYKKEGNNWYLRVYIDKDGGVSLDDCQIISEYLSEKLDEVDPIDNSYILEVSSPGIDRPLKTKRDFEKFKGSLVEVSLYQPIDKKKKYEGELLGLEDDKVIIVDDGGKREFDLKNVSLVKPIIKF; this is translated from the coding sequence TTGTCAAAGATTGAAGAGCTGACAAGGCAGCTTGTTACTCCAGCCATAGAAAAAAATAAGTTTGAGCTTGTTGATGTTGAGTACAAAAAAGAAGGCAACAATTGGTATTTAAGGGTTTATATAGACAAAGATGGAGGAGTCAGTTTAGACGATTGCCAAATTATAAGTGAATATTTAAGTGAAAAGCTGGATGAAGTAGATCCAATAGACAATAGTTATATACTTGAAGTGTCTTCGCCGGGAATAGATAGACCATTAAAAACAAAACGTGATTTTGAAAAATTCAAAGGCAGTTTAGTTGAAGTTTCATTGTATCAACCGATAGATAAAAAGAAAAAGTATGAAGGCGAGCTTTTAGGCCTCGAAGATGATAAAGTAATCATCGTTGACGATGGTGGAAAAAGAGAATTTGATTTAAAAAATGTTAGTTTGGTTAAACCTATTATAAAATTTTAA